A DNA window from Nitrospira sp. contains the following coding sequences:
- a CDS encoding TPRREGION domain-containing protein (MaGe:77309368) yields MTRSRCTTLFTLLISLALSHNTLAVATPYRPSNESQVLEQLRVNAADPTAREIRSLRTRLAAEPHNIALATALATRYIERSRAEGDPRDMGHAQAILSPWWDKPAPPPAILLLRAMIRQHAHQFDAALADLDAALQSQPASAQAWLTKAAILQVQARYDDARRACQPLARVAARHVLLACLGDIAGLTGQAAASQALFHGLLDRPQISGRERLWLSTILAELSARAGNSSSAERYFTAALQAGVRDQYLLGAYADFLLDQGRYRDVLRLLQAETKIDGLLLRLALAEHALGLEAAGDHASLLAARFAAGRERGASAHAREEARFALVLLQDPQQALSLARANWTVQREPADARILLESALATGDPQAAEPVLDWLSRNRIEDQRLRQLAQQLQRHAR; encoded by the coding sequence ATGACCCGGTCGCGATGCACAACTCTGTTCACCCTGCTCATCTCGCTCGCACTGAGCCACAACACCCTGGCAGTTGCCACCCCCTATCGTCCATCGAATGAATCCCAGGTACTTGAACAACTCCGCGTCAACGCCGCCGATCCAACAGCGCGGGAGATTCGATCACTCCGAACTCGCCTGGCGGCAGAGCCCCACAACATCGCGCTCGCCACTGCGCTGGCCACACGCTACATTGAACGGAGCCGGGCAGAGGGAGACCCGCGCGACATGGGGCATGCCCAGGCCATCCTCAGTCCCTGGTGGGACAAGCCAGCCCCCCCGCCGGCCATCTTGCTCTTGCGGGCGATGATCAGACAGCATGCCCATCAGTTCGACGCGGCGCTGGCCGATCTAGATGCGGCGTTGCAGTCGCAACCGGCCAGCGCGCAGGCCTGGCTGACCAAGGCGGCGATTCTTCAAGTGCAGGCACGCTACGACGACGCGCGCCGCGCCTGCCAGCCGCTGGCGCGTGTCGCCGCCCGCCATGTGTTGCTCGCCTGCCTCGGCGATATCGCAGGCCTGACCGGCCAAGCCGCCGCAAGCCAGGCGCTCTTCCACGGATTGCTCGATCGTCCGCAGATCTCAGGCCGTGAACGACTCTGGCTCTCGACGATACTAGCGGAGCTCTCCGCGCGCGCCGGTAACAGTTCCTCGGCGGAACGCTATTTCACCGCGGCATTGCAGGCGGGCGTGAGAGACCAGTACCTGCTGGGCGCCTACGCCGATTTCTTGCTGGATCAAGGCCGCTATCGAGACGTCCTGCGCCTGCTTCAGGCTGAGACAAAAATCGATGGCCTGCTCTTGCGGCTCGCACTGGCCGAGCACGCGCTGGGCCTGGAAGCCGCCGGCGATCATGCCTCGTTGCTTGCGGCGCGATTCGCCGCCGGCCGTGAGCGCGGCGCGTCCGCGCATGCGCGGGAGGAAGCGCGGTTCGCGCTGGTCTTGCTCCAAGATCCACAACAAGCGCTATCGCTCGCCCGAGCCAATTGGACCGTCCAGCGCGAGCCTGCCGATGCCAGGATTCTGCTCGAAAGCGCACTGGCTACTGGAGATCCTCAGGCGGCTGAGCCGGTCCTTGACTGGCTCAGCCGCAATCGGATTGAAGACCAGCGCCTTCGCCAACTAGCCCAGCAGCTTCAGAGGCACGCTCGATGA
- a CDS encoding conserved membrane protein of unknown function (Evidence 4 : Unknown function but conserved in other organisms; MaGe:77309369) encodes MKPLLLALILILFVQPAWAHKSSDSYLSLRLHDHLIEGQWDIALRDLDDAIGLDRDDDGAITWGETNARHAAIAAYALSRLTLTAGGTTCATAVTDHLIDHHTDGAYAVLRFTAVCSSTRAPLAVDYRLLFDLDAQHKGLLRLAHAHNTRTAIFSRDVPAQTFPLDTPSAWPEIRQYLREGIWHIWTGFDHLLFLLTLLLPAVLVRVNDRWQAVETFSSAARESAAIVTAFTAAHSLTLSLAALDIVHLPSRLVESTIAASVILAGVANLYPEIAQRRWPVAFAFGLIHGFGFAGVLSDFGLPQDALLLSLVSFNAGVEIGQLAIVALFLPLAYGIRQSSSYQPLIVRAGSVIIILIAFVWLIERALALKLLPA; translated from the coding sequence ATGAAACCGCTCCTGCTAGCGCTTATACTCATACTCTTCGTCCAACCGGCCTGGGCCCACAAATCCAGCGACAGCTATCTGTCGTTGCGCCTGCACGACCACCTGATCGAAGGCCAGTGGGATATCGCCTTGAGGGACTTGGACGATGCGATCGGATTGGATCGGGACGACGATGGGGCGATCACCTGGGGCGAAACGAACGCCCGCCATGCCGCCATCGCCGCCTACGCGCTCTCGCGCCTCACGCTGACCGCCGGGGGAACGACCTGCGCCACCGCGGTCACCGATCACCTCATCGACCACCATACAGACGGCGCCTACGCGGTGCTGCGGTTCACTGCCGTATGTTCATCGACTCGCGCGCCGCTGGCCGTCGACTACCGCCTCCTCTTCGATCTCGACGCCCAGCACAAGGGACTGCTCCGTCTGGCGCACGCACACAACACTCGAACGGCGATTTTCAGCCGAGACGTTCCTGCGCAAACATTCCCACTGGATACTCCCTCCGCCTGGCCGGAAATTCGGCAATATCTGCGCGAAGGTATCTGGCATATCTGGACAGGATTCGACCATCTGCTCTTTCTACTTACGCTGCTGCTGCCCGCGGTGCTCGTTCGCGTGAACGACCGCTGGCAGGCGGTCGAGACGTTTTCTTCCGCCGCGCGTGAATCCGCCGCCATCGTCACCGCCTTCACGGCCGCCCACTCTCTCACCTTGAGCCTCGCCGCGCTGGACATCGTTCATTTGCCATCCCGCCTGGTTGAATCGACCATTGCAGCTTCGGTCATCCTCGCAGGGGTCGCGAATCTCTATCCGGAAATCGCTCAGCGTCGCTGGCCAGTCGCCTTCGCGTTCGGCCTCATCCATGGGTTCGGATTCGCCGGAGTCCTGTCGGATTTTGGGTTGCCGCAAGATGCCCTGCTGCTCAGTCTCGTCAGTTTCAACGCCGGCGTCGAGATCGGCCAACTCGCCATCGTGGCCCTGTTTCTTCCACTGGCCTATGGCATCCGCCAGTCGTCGTCCTACCAGCCACTCATCGTCCGAGCCGGATCGGTCATCATCATTCTGATCGCCTTTGTGTGGCTGATTGAGCGGGCACTCGCCCTCAAGCTGCTTCCCGCCTAA
- a CDS encoding putative periplasmic serine endoprotease DegP-like (Evidence 3 : Putative function from multiple computational evidences; MaGe:77309370), translating to MMTLAASLFMGILLAAGPVQAVSHLLLVANGQDLQNQVKATAIKVIPAVVSIASTVMVRDQAFSDETLPFGLFKEPPARRQYGQGSGVIVSPDGYIVTNNHVVADAVDVEVILADRRQYKGRVVATDSKTDVAVVKINATNLPTVPWADSNTLAVGEFVLAIGNPLGLSRTVTFGIVSAVGRADVGVADFEDFIQTDAPINPGNSGGALVNVNGELVGINTAIASPTGGSVGVGFAIPSNMARTAMQSLIKTGRVVRGFLGASTQDVSPSLGKIFRLPDVKGAIVTDLQAKGSAEKAGLKRGDVVVRFDGRDVMDSGQLRNLVAQASIGSKHRLDLIRDGKVYQAELTVQEAPRERTKKTPAATTASTTHPLAGVVFDDVTPPLARQMDLSVNSGVVVTDIEEGSLAESSGLQPGDVVLELNRQAIHNFATFQRLADPLKPTDLALLLVNRQGNALYIPIQGE from the coding sequence ATGATGACCCTGGCCGCGAGCCTGTTCATGGGAATCCTGCTGGCGGCCGGCCCGGTTCAGGCGGTGTCTCACCTGCTGCTCGTGGCCAACGGACAGGACTTGCAGAACCAGGTGAAAGCGACGGCGATTAAGGTCATTCCCGCTGTTGTGAGCATCGCCTCCACGGTGATGGTGCGCGATCAGGCATTCAGCGACGAAACGCTCCCGTTCGGCCTGTTCAAAGAGCCGCCGGCGCGCCGCCAGTACGGGCAGGGCTCCGGCGTGATCGTCTCGCCGGACGGCTACATCGTTACCAACAACCATGTTGTCGCCGACGCGGTGGATGTGGAAGTGATTCTGGCCGACCGGCGGCAATATAAAGGGAGAGTGGTGGCTACCGATTCGAAGACCGACGTGGCCGTCGTCAAGATCAACGCGACAAATCTGCCGACGGTGCCTTGGGCGGATTCCAATACACTGGCGGTCGGAGAGTTTGTCCTGGCCATCGGCAATCCACTCGGGCTCAGCCGGACGGTGACGTTCGGCATCGTTAGTGCCGTGGGGCGGGCGGACGTCGGCGTGGCCGATTTCGAGGATTTCATTCAGACCGATGCGCCGATCAATCCCGGCAATTCAGGCGGCGCGCTGGTGAACGTCAACGGTGAACTGGTCGGGATTAATACAGCCATCGCGAGCCCAACCGGCGGCAGTGTCGGCGTCGGGTTTGCCATTCCGAGCAACATGGCGCGGACCGCCATGCAGAGCTTGATCAAGACAGGACGGGTCGTCAGGGGATTTCTCGGTGCCTCGACGCAAGACGTGAGCCCGTCGTTGGGAAAGATATTCCGGCTGCCGGACGTCAAAGGCGCAATCGTGACCGACCTGCAAGCGAAGGGGTCGGCCGAGAAAGCCGGACTCAAGCGCGGCGATGTCGTTGTGCGGTTCGACGGCCGCGACGTGATGGACAGTGGGCAGCTGCGCAACCTCGTGGCGCAAGCGTCGATCGGCAGCAAGCATCGGCTGGACCTGATTCGCGACGGCAAAGTCTATCAGGCGGAGTTGACAGTGCAGGAAGCGCCGCGCGAACGGACGAAGAAAACCCCGGCCGCCACTACGGCTTCCACCACGCATCCACTGGCTGGCGTTGTGTTTGACGATGTGACCCCGCCGCTCGCCCGGCAGATGGATCTGTCCGTGAACAGCGGCGTGGTGGTGACCGATATCGAAGAGGGCAGCCTCGCCGAATCCTCAGGCCTGCAACCGGGCGATGTCGTGCTCGAACTCAACCGCCAGGCTATTCACAACTTCGCCACGTTTCAACGCCTCGCCGATCCGCTCAAGCCTACCGACCTCGCGCTCCTGCTCGTCAACCGGCAGGGCAACGCACTGTACATCCCCATCCAAGGCGAGTAG
- a CDS encoding conserved exported protein of unknown function (Evidence 4 : Unknown function but conserved in other organisms; MaGe:77309367) yields MRSLLRSFTLTTLAFMAAAPAFAASHREAPLIANDPAADITDFYFFRSWNDPDKAVLIMNVIPGQEPGSGPNYFNFADDVLYEIHIDNNKNNVAANIVYAIRFKTEFRQPANVFPLSYAALPPITSLTGAGSEGLLLRQTYTVTETRYGLPSRELGTGTMYAVPSNVGPRTTPNYEQLAAKGIFPLKNGGRVFAGQRDETFYIDLGGTFDTLNLHISPILSPSDDANDALLVGAARDTFSGFNVNTIALEIPIRDLIGPNGNTLLGAYASTSRPKVTVIKNGGNRDNSSRFVQVARMGNPLVNELIIATDRKDNWNATDAEDEAAFLSYYCNSALATALNTVFGTGFPTANREDLVNALLRYSPGPPVCGSGKTNEDLSDLLRVDVNVPPTAAANQKRLGPLAHDASGNATPDKAGWPNGRRPNDDVTDVALRVVGGILINSATPYLGDGVNVNVGAVGGNLTGNGVSTAFPFLPTPFDGRDRRHIDPGESQ; encoded by the coding sequence ATGCGCTCGCTGCTCCGTTCATTCACACTCACAACGCTGGCTTTCATGGCGGCGGCCCCGGCATTCGCCGCCAGCCATCGGGAAGCGCCGCTCATCGCCAACGATCCGGCCGCCGACATCACCGACTTCTACTTCTTCAGAAGCTGGAACGATCCGGACAAAGCCGTGCTCATCATGAACGTGATCCCCGGCCAGGAACCTGGCTCCGGTCCTAACTACTTTAACTTCGCCGACGATGTGCTGTACGAGATTCACATCGACAACAATAAGAACAACGTCGCGGCGAATATCGTCTATGCCATCCGGTTCAAGACTGAATTCCGCCAGCCGGCGAACGTGTTTCCGCTCTCCTATGCCGCCTTGCCGCCGATTACGAGCTTGACAGGAGCCGGATCGGAAGGCTTGCTGCTGCGCCAAACCTACACGGTGACGGAAACCCGCTATGGCCTGCCGTCACGGGAGCTTGGCACAGGAACGATGTACGCAGTGCCGTCGAACGTCGGTCCACGCACCACGCCGAACTATGAACAGCTCGCGGCCAAAGGAATTTTCCCGCTGAAGAATGGCGGGCGGGTCTTCGCCGGACAGCGTGACGAAACGTTTTACATCGATCTCGGGGGCACCTTCGACACCCTCAATCTGCACATCTCGCCGATTCTCTCTCCGTCCGACGACGCCAACGATGCCCTGCTCGTGGGCGCCGCGCGAGATACCTTCAGCGGATTCAATGTGAATACGATTGCGCTGGAAATCCCCATCCGCGACCTCATCGGCCCAAACGGCAATACTCTGCTCGGCGCCTACGCCAGCACCAGCCGCCCGAAAGTCACCGTCATCAAGAACGGCGGCAATCGCGACAACTCCTCGCGGTTCGTCCAAGTCGCGCGCATGGGCAATCCGCTCGTGAACGAATTGATCATTGCGACCGACCGGAAAGACAACTGGAATGCCACGGACGCGGAAGACGAAGCCGCGTTCCTGTCGTACTACTGCAACTCGGCGCTCGCCACGGCACTGAATACGGTCTTCGGCACCGGCTTCCCAACCGCCAACCGTGAAGACCTCGTCAATGCCCTGCTGCGCTATAGTCCTGGCCCGCCGGTCTGCGGCAGCGGCAAAACAAACGAAGACTTGTCCGACCTGTTGCGCGTGGATGTGAATGTGCCGCCCACCGCGGCCGCGAATCAGAAACGGCTGGGCCCGCTGGCCCACGATGCCAGCGGCAACGCCACGCCGGATAAAGCGGGATGGCCGAACGGCCGCCGGCCGAACGACGACGTGACCGATGTCGCCCTGCGCGTCGTGGGCGGGATTCTCATCAACTCCGCCACGCCCTATCTCGGCGACGGCGTGAACGTCAACGTCGGAGCCGTTGGCGGCAACCTCACGGGGAACGGCGTCTCCACCGCGTTCCCCTTTCTCCCAACTCCTTTCGATGGACGCGATCGCCGCCACATCGATCCAGGCGAGTCCCAGTAG